From a single Nicotiana tomentosiformis chromosome 2, ASM39032v3, whole genome shotgun sequence genomic region:
- the LOC108944386 gene encoding acyltransferase Pun1-like — translation MAEIEKINLRFLGVFWCRLKPSMELAVLHISIPIAFFYPKVGNYAAYKSYEPTLVSQLLEKSLSKTLSFYYPYAGRLKNDSSVDCNDTGVELSNVRVHCSMSEIFKHPYTEAEHVVFPQAKPHDHSKGNLAIAQVSHFDCGGLAIGACLSHKIGDGYTASNFLYNWGVLSRDISATPSPRFVGESIYPQCNDPSDVSSIKYEEPTGYLGKRLIFPATKVNALKANISLESGVQNPTRTEVVSALLYKCAVAARRANNVGSFKPSTLFQVANMRQRLNPPLSYDACGNVISGFLVKTTNERELNCPRLIREMRKEKEKLHDQQKNATKNTIISEVVDSLEKRKDAIP, via the exons ATGGCGGAGattgaaaaaataaatttgaGATTTTTGGGAGTGTTCTGGTGTAGATTGAAGCCATCAATGGAACTTGCA GTTCTTCATATATCTATTCCTATTGCATTTTTTTACCCAAAAGTTGGCAATTATGCTGCGTACAAGTCATATGAACCTACCCTAGTATCTCAACTTCTTGAGAAATCTCTTTCTAAAACACTTTCATTCTATTATCCTTATGCTGGACGACTAAAGAATGATTCCTCTGTTGATTGCAACGACACGGGAGTTGAGCTTTCCAACGTTCGTGTCCATTGTTCCATGTCCGAAATTTTCAAACACCCTTACACTGAAGCAGAACATGTAGTTTTTCCACAAGCTAAACCTCACGACCACAGTAAAGGAAATTTAGCTATAGCTCAGGTAAGCCATTTTGATTGCGGAGGATTAGCAATTGGTGCGTGCTTATCACACAAGATTGGAGACGGCTACACCGCCAGCAATTTCCTGTACAACTGGGGAGTTTTGAGCCGTGATATAAGTGCAACACCATCTCCTCGCTTTGTTGGAGAATCCATCTATCCCCAATGTAATGATCCTTCTGATGTATCAAGTATCAAGTACGAAGAACCAACTGGATATCTAGGGAAAAGGCTTATTTTCCCTGCTACTAAAGTAAACGCTCTCAAAGCAAATATTTCTCTTGAATCAggagtccaaaatccaacccgaaCTGAAGTTGTGAGCGCGCTTCTTTACAAATGTGCTGTAGCTGCAAGAAGAGCGAATAATGTTGGCTCATTTAAACCATCTACCTTGTTTCAAGTTGCAAATATGCGTCAAAGGCTCAACCCACCTTTGTCTTACGATGCATGTGGAAATGTAATCTCTGGCTTTTTAGTGAAAACAACTAATGAAAGGGAACTAAATTGTCCAAGATTGATACGAGAAATGAGGAAGGAGAAAGAGAAACTTCATGACCAGCAAAAGAATGCTACGAAAAATACAATTATATCAGAAGTAGTTGATTCACTTGAAAAAAGGAAGGACGCCATTCCGTAG